Proteins from a genomic interval of Halopseudomonas litoralis:
- a CDS encoding acyl-CoA dehydrogenase, which produces MTDTLLDSRNLAFELYEVLNAEELTQRERFADHNRETFDAALATARQIAEKFFAPHNRKSDENEPEYVDGSAVLIPEVKPAVDAFIEAGFQNAGRSFEEGGMQLPNLLSRACFAHFQSANIATSSYPMLTMGASNLIGKFGTEDQKQRFFQPMIEGRFFGTMALTEPHAGSSLSDLRTRAEPAGDGTYRIKGNKIFISGGDHPLSENIVHMVLAKLPDAPPGVKGISLFIVPKFLVNDDGSLGERNDVVLAGLFHKMGWRGTTSTALNFGDNGNCVGYLVGEPHKGLAYMFQMMNEARIGVGMGAIMLGYAGYLYSLEYARERPQGRLPDGKDPTSPQVAIIEHTDVRRMLLTQKAYVEGAFDLGLFCARLVDDGKTGTTEEQRQLANELLDLLTPIVKSWPSEFCLKANELAIQILGGHGYTREYPVEQYYRDNRLNPIHEGTHGIQSLDLLARKLTQNKGAGLRQLTGLIQDSIQRAAEHASLEELRAPLEQLLQRLQTTTQALLTDLGSGKVNETLANSALYMKVFGHAVIGWRWLEQAIRAEEGLARGNAADESFYRGKLQAARYFLTWEVPACHHELDLLDARDQTCMEMQDSWF; this is translated from the coding sequence ATGACCGATACCTTGCTCGACTCACGCAACCTGGCGTTCGAACTCTATGAAGTATTGAACGCCGAGGAACTGACCCAACGCGAGCGTTTCGCTGATCACAACCGCGAGACCTTCGATGCCGCGCTGGCTACCGCGCGGCAGATAGCGGAAAAGTTCTTCGCCCCGCATAACCGCAAGAGCGACGAGAATGAGCCGGAGTATGTGGATGGCTCCGCGGTGCTGATTCCCGAGGTCAAGCCTGCCGTCGATGCCTTTATCGAAGCCGGGTTCCAGAATGCCGGACGCAGTTTCGAGGAAGGCGGCATGCAGCTGCCGAACCTGCTGTCGCGCGCGTGCTTTGCCCACTTCCAGTCGGCCAACATCGCCACCTCGTCCTATCCGATGCTGACCATGGGCGCCAGCAACCTGATCGGCAAGTTCGGTACCGAAGACCAGAAACAGCGCTTCTTCCAGCCGATGATCGAAGGCCGCTTCTTCGGCACCATGGCGCTGACCGAGCCGCACGCGGGTTCTTCCCTGTCCGACCTGCGCACCCGCGCCGAGCCGGCTGGTGACGGCACCTATCGTATCAAGGGCAACAAGATCTTCATTTCCGGGGGCGATCATCCGTTGTCGGAAAACATCGTGCACATGGTGCTGGCCAAGCTGCCCGACGCCCCGCCCGGTGTGAAAGGCATTTCCCTGTTCATCGTGCCCAAGTTCCTGGTCAACGACGACGGCAGCCTGGGTGAGCGCAACGATGTGGTCCTGGCTGGCCTGTTCCACAAGATGGGCTGGCGCGGCACCACCTCCACCGCGCTGAACTTCGGCGACAATGGCAACTGCGTGGGTTATCTGGTCGGCGAGCCGCACAAGGGCCTGGCCTACATGTTCCAGATGATGAACGAGGCGCGTATCGGTGTTGGCATGGGCGCCATCATGCTCGGCTACGCCGGTTACCTGTATTCGCTGGAGTATGCGCGTGAGCGTCCGCAGGGTCGCCTCCCCGATGGCAAGGATCCGACCAGCCCGCAGGTGGCAATCATTGAACATACCGACGTGCGCCGCATGCTGTTGACGCAGAAGGCCTATGTTGAAGGCGCTTTCGATCTGGGCTTGTTCTGTGCCCGCCTGGTGGATGACGGCAAGACCGGCACCACCGAGGAACAGCGTCAGCTGGCCAACGAGCTGCTGGACCTGCTGACCCCGATCGTCAAATCCTGGCCGTCGGAGTTCTGCCTCAAGGCCAACGAGTTGGCGATCCAGATTCTCGGCGGCCACGGCTACACCCGCGAATACCCGGTGGAGCAGTACTACCGCGACAACCGCCTGAACCCGATCCACGAAGGCACCCACGGCATCCAGTCACTGGATCTGCTGGCTCGCAAACTGACCCAGAACAAGGGTGCCGGCCTGCGCCAGCTGACCGGTCTGATTCAGGACAGCATTCAGCGTGCCGCCGAACATGCGTCGCTGGAAGAACTGCGTGCACCGCTGGAACAACTGCTGCAGCGCCTGCAGACCACTACACAGGCACTGCTGACTGATCTGGGCAGCGGCAAGGTCAACGAAACCCTGGCCAACTCGGCGCTGTACATGAAGGTGTTTGGTCATGCAGTGATTGGTTGGCGCTGGCTGGAACAGGCGATTCGGGCCGAGGAAGGACTGGCCAGAGGCAATGCGGCCGATGAGAGCTTCTACCGTGGCAAACTGCAGGCTGCGCGGTACTTCCTGACCTGGGAAGTGCCGGCCTGCCACCATGAACTGGATCTGCTCGACGCACGTGACCAGACGTGTATGGAGATGCAGGATAGTTGGTTTTAA
- a CDS encoding ComF family protein: MPSPDQLCGQCQHNQPAFVQVVTPFRYSFPLDSLIPSFKYHQQLTYGRLLARLLHQAVAQHYQERQQALPDLLIPMPLHRVRQAQRGYNQALELARPIARLLKLPVDRHSLVRQRPTAPQQGLDAQARRRNLQNAFVCRHPERIAGKHIAMIDDVVTTGTTVNEASRILLDAGAASVSIWCVARTP; the protein is encoded by the coding sequence ATGCCCTCCCCGGATCAGCTGTGTGGTCAGTGCCAGCATAATCAGCCCGCCTTCGTTCAAGTAGTGACGCCGTTCCGCTATAGCTTTCCGCTGGACAGTCTCATCCCCTCCTTCAAATACCATCAGCAACTGACCTATGGTCGATTACTCGCGCGCCTGCTGCACCAGGCCGTTGCCCAGCATTACCAGGAGCGGCAGCAAGCACTCCCCGATCTGCTGATCCCCATGCCGCTGCACCGCGTTCGCCAGGCACAACGCGGATACAACCAGGCGCTGGAACTCGCCCGCCCGATTGCCCGCCTGCTGAAGCTGCCAGTGGATCGTCACAGTCTGGTGCGGCAACGGCCGACAGCGCCCCAACAAGGTCTGGACGCCCAGGCCCGCCGGCGGAACTTGCAGAATGCCTTTGTTTGTCGTCATCCGGAACGCATCGCTGGGAAACACATCGCCATGATCGATGATGTCGTGACCACCGGCACCACGGTCAACGAAGCCAGCCGCATCCTGCTGGACGCCGGCGCGGCCAGCGTCAGCATTTGGTGCGTCGCACGCACACCTTAG
- the efpL gene encoding elongation factor P-like protein EfpL, with protein MPKAAELKKGQIVQINNQPYIVSQIDVKSPSSRSGTTLYKVRFNHVQTKQKLDQSLTGDDFLAPIDFQKRAVQFLYLDADGYTFMDNEDYSQFTLNEDALEEQIPYLHDGIQGVYGLIVEGNLVGIELPAVVEMAIEETPPAIKGSSASARTKTARFASGLEIQIPEYLETGEVVRVHTETGKFMSRA; from the coding sequence ATGCCGAAAGCCGCCGAACTGAAGAAAGGCCAGATCGTTCAGATCAACAACCAGCCGTATATCGTGTCGCAGATCGATGTAAAGAGCCCCTCCTCGCGCAGCGGTACCACGCTGTACAAGGTGCGCTTCAACCATGTGCAGACCAAACAGAAGCTCGACCAGAGCCTGACCGGAGATGACTTCCTCGCCCCCATCGACTTTCAGAAGCGCGCGGTGCAGTTTCTCTATCTGGATGCTGACGGCTATACCTTCATGGATAATGAGGACTATTCCCAGTTCACCCTGAATGAGGATGCCCTCGAAGAGCAGATCCCTTATCTGCACGATGGTATTCAGGGTGTCTATGGCCTGATTGTGGAAGGCAATCTGGTGGGTATCGAACTGCCGGCCGTGGTGGAAATGGCCATTGAGGAAACACCGCCGGCGATCAAGGGATCGTCCGCCAGTGCCCGTACCAAGACCGCCCGTTTTGCCAGCGGTCTGGAAATCCAGATTCCCGAGTACCTGGAAACCGGCGAGGTGGTACGCGTCCACACCGAAACCGGCAAATTCATGTCGCGCGCCTGA
- a CDS encoding alpha/beta hydrolase, giving the protein MSNQPLIIESPQPADACVIWLHGLGADRYDFVPVVKALELPTDHGVRFAFPQAPTRPVTINGGYPMPCWFDILTVTPQRVMNMQQLAESVAMVQALIDEQIASGIDVGRIILAGFSQGGAVIMHAALASGLALGGIMALSTYGPTLEQMLSEHQGPVLDAFFAHGLHDDILQPEMGRRAHDLLRDAGHTTHWHAYPMAHEVCPQEINDIRAWLVDRLGLR; this is encoded by the coding sequence ATGTCGAACCAACCCCTGATCATTGAGTCACCCCAGCCGGCTGATGCCTGCGTCATCTGGCTGCATGGCCTGGGCGCGGATCGCTATGACTTTGTTCCCGTGGTCAAGGCGCTGGAATTGCCGACTGATCATGGTGTGCGTTTCGCTTTCCCCCAGGCGCCCACCCGCCCGGTAACCATCAACGGCGGTTATCCCATGCCGTGCTGGTTCGACATTCTGACGGTCACGCCGCAGCGGGTCATGAATATGCAGCAGCTGGCCGAATCGGTCGCCATGGTGCAGGCGCTGATCGACGAGCAGATCGCCAGCGGCATCGATGTCGGGCGTATCATTCTGGCCGGGTTCTCCCAGGGCGGTGCGGTGATCATGCATGCCGCTCTGGCAAGTGGCTTGGCGCTGGGCGGCATCATGGCGCTATCAACCTATGGCCCCACTCTGGAACAGATGCTGAGCGAGCATCAAGGACCGGTACTGGATGCGTTTTTCGCCCACGGTCTGCACGACGACATCCTGCAGCCGGAAATGGGCCGCCGCGCCCATGATCTTTTGCGTGACGCCGGACATACCACCCATTGGCATGCCTACCCCATGGCCCACGAAGTATGTCCGCAGGAGATCAACGATATACGCGCCTGGCTGGTCGACCGTCTGGGTCTTCGCTAA
- the rhlB gene encoding ATP-dependent RNA helicase RhlB, producing MLKALKKLFKPGKTPAPHHEKHIEPAAAPVTPSTAARVPEAATREETREARPKRTRQAKPRPAPPPAKPWSIADFAIEPAEGKTRFHDFPLPDSLMRAIQDQGFSYCTPIQAEVLGNTLLGHDAIGRAQTGTGKTAAFLISTITQLLETPAPDERFMGEPRALIIAPTRELVMQIASDAEALTKHCGLNVMGFVGGMDYDKQLKQLEKKYCDILVATPGRLLDFCNRGEVHLDLVEVLILDEADRMLDMGFIPQVRQIIRQTPRKGDRQTLLFSATFSDDVMNLSQQWTVEPAIVEIEPERPASENITQKVYAVSGSDKYKLLYNLITQLELERVMVFANRKDEVRRIQERLVRDGINAAQLSGDVPQNKRVRTLDNFREGKLRVLVATDVAGRGIHIDGISHVINYTLPDDPEDYVHRIGRTGRAGAKGTSISFAGEDDAFQLPPIEELLGDKLECIPPEEIYLKPVPKLQRTAEEKAVSDANEAEQAAAAAANRKRSGNRRDGRRDRR from the coding sequence GTGCTCAAAGCACTGAAGAAACTGTTCAAGCCCGGCAAGACGCCCGCGCCGCATCACGAGAAGCACATCGAGCCAGCGGCTGCTCCGGTCACCCCGAGCACCGCTGCACGGGTGCCGGAAGCAGCAACCCGGGAGGAAACAAGGGAAGCACGTCCCAAGCGCACCCGCCAAGCTAAACCGCGACCCGCCCCGCCGCCAGCCAAGCCGTGGTCCATCGCCGATTTCGCGATCGAGCCGGCAGAAGGCAAGACACGCTTCCACGACTTCCCGCTGCCCGACAGCCTGATGCGCGCCATCCAGGATCAGGGCTTCAGCTATTGCACACCGATCCAGGCCGAAGTGCTGGGCAACACCCTGCTCGGTCATGATGCTATTGGCCGCGCCCAGACCGGGACCGGCAAGACTGCCGCCTTCCTCATCTCAACCATCACCCAACTGCTGGAAACCCCGGCGCCGGATGAACGTTTCATGGGTGAGCCGCGCGCACTGATCATCGCTCCTACCCGCGAACTGGTGATGCAGATTGCCAGCGACGCCGAAGCCCTGACCAAGCATTGTGGGCTGAACGTCATGGGCTTTGTCGGCGGCATGGATTACGACAAGCAGCTCAAGCAGCTGGAGAAGAAATACTGCGACATCCTGGTAGCGACTCCCGGCCGCCTGCTGGACTTCTGTAACCGCGGCGAAGTGCATCTGGATCTGGTCGAGGTACTCATCCTCGATGAAGCCGACCGCATGCTGGACATGGGCTTCATTCCCCAGGTGCGGCAGATCATCCGCCAGACGCCACGCAAGGGTGACCGCCAGACGCTGCTGTTCTCCGCCACTTTCAGTGATGACGTGATGAACCTGTCGCAGCAGTGGACAGTCGAGCCGGCCATCGTCGAAATCGAACCGGAACGCCCCGCTTCGGAAAACATCACTCAGAAAGTCTACGCCGTCAGCGGCAGCGACAAGTACAAGCTGCTGTACAACCTGATCACCCAGCTGGAGCTGGAACGGGTGATGGTCTTTGCCAACCGCAAGGACGAAGTGCGCCGCATCCAGGAACGCCTGGTACGCGACGGCATCAACGCCGCCCAGCTGTCCGGCGATGTGCCGCAGAACAAGCGTGTACGCACCCTGGATAATTTCCGCGAAGGCAAACTGCGGGTACTGGTCGCTACCGATGTGGCCGGCCGCGGCATCCACATCGATGGCATCAGCCACGTGATCAACTACACCCTGCCGGACGATCCGGAAGACTACGTACACCGCATTGGGAGAACCGGTCGTGCCGGCGCCAAGGGCACCTCGATCAGTTTTGCCGGCGAGGATGATGCATTCCAGCTACCGCCCATCGAGGAGCTGCTGGGTGACAAGCTTGAATGCATTCCGCCGGAAGAGATCTACCTCAAACCGGTACCCAAGCTTCAACGCACAGCAGAGGAAAAAGCCGTCAGCGACGCCAACGAGGCGGAGCAGGCTGCCGCTGCTGCGGCCAACCGCAAGCGTTCGGGCAACAGAAGAGATGGGCGACGGGACCGCCGCTAA
- the mscK gene encoding mechanosensitive channel MscK: MSRLHLLPFILFACLSLLLPAANAQESDSDVSAIERLQADIAALPDSGKSAAEQQQLQEAWEQTLTALQRTESLREQQTELQSTLDNAPEELRQLRQRIQALKPINEEQLHQRFSPSTLQTLDATLGDQVAKMYDWQNELTAINSELISAETRPEKTQSRISANQSRANELNEQLRQLQRQPQNQLNRAREAAIQAELTQLEQSNSLLRQQLSANNTLLELANEKRRLLLAELGNIDKEINILQDVLDEKRRSLSEQVISDTAAESTQISNHQLLHKQSLINQRISEDLLESSNRISTLSRRNIQTSQQVDYLTQLESALDQQISVLEGSLLLSRILHQEKQALPVVQIDRTLPDSVANMRLRQFEINQLREQLRNEEAYLTRLLNQLPEQQRDALREDLLQLIRSRVTLVDQLSTHINTLLGEAVALQINEDQLQQLSTKLQQTIDDQLFWVASNPPINRTWLLNLPKQMLSQWQDLQPLPQTQRLLLTLRDNPGWLALLLAVATIPMLLRKRLRTRLQQLHDEVGHYRFDSQRTTPLALLLTAAWVLPIPILLAGAGFGLSYGDTPAMPTLGQALLHLSVSWFVLHLLYRLFDPQGITILHFRWSATKVSRMRRLIRRLAWVLLPMVLIISLGTTNPEHLDRDVLGRLIMITTLCLFSLLVGRLMRQSEPLNNSRIFHFVASLILILTPLVLAGMTVWGYHYTAIRLADRMIDTLYLITAWMLLQGIVVRNLRVAGRHLAYQRAISKRQAEEQANGTENDTPLEIPELKLEQINQQSLRLGRLALLILFSVLVYLVWSDLISAASYLESITLWEYNSGTADNPLMKPLSAGDLLGAIIVIVLTITLARNLPGLLEILVLSRMELRQGSSYAITTLLSYLIVSVGIISCLSALGVSWSKLQWLVAALGVGLGFGLQEIFANFVSGLIILFERPVRIGDVVTIGDLTGTVNRIRIRATTITDFDRKEIIIPNKTFVTEHLINWSLSDTITMVTVKIAVAKGSDVTRVRELLLQIAQDNPRVLDDPEPLVFFFDFNDHRLEHELRMHVRQLIDRNAAIDETNREIDRLFAENDIEIASRQIDVNLLNSEGLQRLVSSQGE, encoded by the coding sequence ATGTCACGCCTTCATCTGTTGCCGTTCATTCTGTTCGCATGCCTGTCATTGCTGTTGCCCGCAGCCAATGCCCAGGAGAGCGACAGCGATGTCAGCGCCATCGAGCGCTTGCAGGCGGATATCGCTGCTCTGCCCGACAGCGGAAAATCCGCTGCTGAACAACAGCAGCTGCAGGAAGCCTGGGAGCAAACGCTGACCGCTCTGCAACGGACCGAATCCCTGCGGGAACAGCAGACCGAGCTGCAATCGACGCTCGACAACGCTCCTGAAGAATTGCGCCAGCTGCGCCAACGAATCCAGGCACTGAAGCCGATCAATGAAGAACAACTGCACCAGCGCTTCTCCCCCAGCACGCTGCAGACGCTCGACGCAACTTTGGGTGATCAGGTGGCGAAGATGTATGACTGGCAGAACGAGCTGACCGCGATCAACAGCGAGCTGATTTCCGCCGAAACCCGTCCGGAGAAGACCCAGAGCCGGATCTCCGCCAACCAATCGCGCGCCAATGAACTCAACGAGCAACTGCGTCAACTGCAGCGCCAGCCGCAGAATCAGCTGAATCGTGCGCGGGAAGCCGCCATCCAGGCCGAGCTGACCCAGTTGGAACAATCCAATTCGCTGCTGCGCCAGCAACTGTCAGCCAATAACACGCTTTTGGAACTGGCCAATGAAAAGCGTCGCCTCCTACTCGCCGAGCTGGGCAATATCGACAAGGAAATCAATATCTTACAGGACGTCCTCGACGAGAAGAGACGTAGCCTGTCGGAGCAGGTCATCAGCGACACCGCCGCCGAATCAACACAGATCAGCAATCACCAGTTGCTGCACAAGCAGAGCCTGATCAATCAGCGGATCAGCGAAGATTTACTGGAATCATCCAACCGCATCAGCACCCTGTCGCGCCGTAATATCCAGACCTCTCAGCAAGTCGATTACCTCACGCAACTGGAAAGCGCGCTGGATCAGCAGATCAGCGTGCTGGAAGGCAGTCTGTTGCTATCGCGCATACTGCACCAGGAGAAACAGGCGCTGCCGGTTGTCCAGATTGATCGGACACTGCCCGACTCAGTAGCGAACATGCGCCTGCGCCAATTCGAGATCAATCAGCTGCGCGAGCAATTACGCAACGAGGAAGCCTATCTCACGCGACTGCTCAATCAGCTACCGGAGCAGCAGCGGGATGCGCTGCGCGAGGATCTGCTGCAACTGATTCGCAGTCGGGTTACGCTGGTGGACCAGCTCAGCACCCATATCAATACCCTGCTGGGTGAGGCTGTCGCCCTGCAGATCAACGAAGATCAGCTGCAGCAACTGAGCACCAAGCTCCAACAAACCATTGATGATCAGCTGTTCTGGGTGGCCAGCAATCCGCCCATCAACCGTACCTGGCTGCTCAATCTGCCAAAGCAGATGCTCTCCCAGTGGCAGGATCTGCAGCCCCTGCCGCAGACTCAGCGCCTGTTGCTGACGCTCAGGGACAATCCGGGCTGGCTGGCGCTGCTCCTGGCAGTAGCGACAATACCGATGCTGTTGCGCAAGCGGCTGCGTACACGTCTGCAGCAGCTCCACGACGAAGTCGGTCATTACCGCTTCGACAGCCAGCGCACCACCCCCCTTGCGCTGCTGCTGACGGCGGCCTGGGTGTTGCCGATACCCATACTGCTGGCCGGCGCCGGCTTCGGCTTGAGTTATGGTGATACACCGGCCATGCCAACGCTCGGGCAGGCGCTGCTGCACCTGTCAGTGAGCTGGTTCGTACTGCACCTGCTATATCGGCTGTTCGACCCCCAGGGCATCACCATCCTGCATTTCCGCTGGTCCGCGACCAAGGTCTCGCGCATGCGCAGGCTGATTCGGCGGCTCGCCTGGGTCCTCTTGCCGATGGTGCTGATCATCAGCCTGGGCACCACCAACCCGGAGCACCTGGACCGGGACGTGCTGGGCCGGCTGATCATGATCACCACCCTGTGCCTGTTCAGCCTGCTGGTCGGCCGTCTCATGCGCCAGAGCGAGCCTCTGAACAATTCACGGATATTCCACTTCGTGGCCTCGCTGATACTGATCCTGACACCGTTGGTGCTGGCGGGCATGACCGTCTGGGGTTATCACTACACCGCCATCCGTCTGGCGGATCGGATGATTGACACTCTCTACCTGATCACCGCCTGGATGCTGCTGCAAGGTATCGTGGTGCGCAATCTGCGTGTGGCCGGCCGGCATCTCGCCTATCAGCGGGCAATCAGCAAGCGTCAGGCGGAAGAACAGGCCAACGGTACCGAGAACGACACACCGCTGGAGATACCTGAACTCAAGCTGGAGCAGATCAATCAGCAGTCACTGCGGTTGGGCCGGCTGGCTCTATTGATACTGTTCAGCGTGCTGGTGTATCTGGTCTGGTCTGACCTGATCAGTGCGGCTTCCTATCTGGAATCCATCACCCTGTGGGAATACAACAGCGGCACCGCCGACAACCCCTTGATGAAGCCGTTGAGTGCCGGCGATCTGCTGGGCGCGATTATCGTCATCGTGCTGACCATCACCCTGGCGCGCAATCTGCCGGGGCTGCTGGAAATTCTGGTGCTGTCGCGCATGGAACTGCGCCAGGGCAGCAGTTACGCCATCACCACCCTGCTCAGCTATCTCATCGTCAGTGTGGGCATCATCAGTTGTCTGTCCGCCCTTGGGGTCAGCTGGAGCAAGTTGCAGTGGCTGGTGGCGGCACTGGGTGTCGGGCTGGGTTTCGGCCTGCAGGAGATCTTCGCCAACTTCGTCTCGGGGCTGATCATTCTGTTCGAGCGGCCGGTTCGCATCGGCGATGTGGTAACCATTGGCGACCTCACCGGGACGGTCAACCGCATCCGCATCCGCGCCACCACCATCACCGATTTCGACCGCAAGGAAATCATCATCCCGAACAAGACCTTTGTCACCGAGCATCTGATCAACTGGTCGCTATCCGACACCATCACCATGGTAACGGTGAAAATCGCCGTAGCCAAAGGCTCGGATGTGACGCGGGTACGCGAGCTGCTGTTACAGATAGCCCAAGACAATCCGCGGGTGCTGGATGACCCCGAACCCCTGGTGTTCTTTTTCGACTTCAATGACCACCGGCTCGAGCATGAGCTGCGCATGCATGTGCGCCAGTTGATCGACCGCAACGCGGCCATTGATGAAACCAACCGCGAGATTGATCGCCTTTTCGCCGAAAACGATATCGAAATCGCCTCCCGGCAGATTGATGTCAATCTGCTCAACAGCGAGGGACTGCAACGCCTGGTCAGCAGCCAAGGAGAGTGA
- a CDS encoding serine/threonine protein kinase produces the protein MSHPFALLTPDTVLDAVESLGFLSDARTLTLNSYENRVFQIGIEDGQPLIAKFYRPERWSDAAILEEHQFSLELAERDIPVIPPMQIDGQTLFEFAGFRFSLFKRFGGRAPELDNPDHLLMLGRLLGRLHTVGAMSPFEHRPELTVQSFGHESIAWLREHDSVPASLRPAYFSVADDLLARIDEIYRTYPYQTIRLHGDLHVGNLLWRDESLYMVDMDDCRQGPAIQDLWMMLSGERDQRQAQLAELVDGYNEFHDFDPRQLPLIESLRSIRLIHYSAWLARRWDDPAFPMHFPWFASERYWADQILTLREQRAALDEPTLRLF, from the coding sequence ATGAGTCACCCTTTCGCCCTGCTGACCCCCGATACCGTGCTGGACGCGGTGGAGTCGCTCGGTTTTCTCAGCGATGCCCGTACGCTAACGCTGAACAGTTACGAAAACCGCGTATTCCAGATCGGTATCGAAGACGGCCAGCCACTGATTGCCAAGTTCTACCGCCCGGAGCGCTGGAGTGATGCGGCGATTCTGGAAGAGCATCAGTTTTCCCTGGAGCTGGCCGAACGAGATATCCCGGTGATACCGCCTATGCAGATCGACGGCCAGACGCTGTTCGAGTTTGCCGGCTTTCGTTTCAGTCTGTTCAAGCGTTTCGGCGGTCGCGCCCCGGAGCTGGACAATCCCGATCATCTGCTGATGCTCGGCCGTCTGCTCGGGCGATTGCATACAGTCGGCGCCATGAGCCCCTTTGAACATCGCCCGGAATTGACCGTGCAATCCTTCGGCCACGAGAGCATTGCCTGGTTACGCGAGCATGACAGCGTGCCGGCGAGCCTGCGTCCAGCCTACTTTTCCGTGGCCGATGACCTGCTGGCGCGCATCGATGAGATCTACCGCACATACCCATACCAGACCATCCGCCTGCACGGCGACCTGCACGTCGGCAACCTGCTGTGGCGCGATGAAAGCCTGTATATGGTCGACATGGATGATTGCCGCCAGGGCCCGGCGATTCAGGATCTGTGGATGATGTTGTCCGGCGAGCGCGATCAGCGTCAGGCGCAACTGGCCGAGCTGGTTGACGGCTACAACGAATTTCACGACTTCGACCCGCGCCAGCTGCCGTTGATCGAGTCCCTGCGCAGCATCCGGCTGATCCATTACAGCGCCTGGCTGGCCCGCCGCTGGGATGACCCTGCCTTTCCCATGCATTTTCCCTGGTTTGCCAGCGAGCGCTATTGGGCCGATCAGATTCTCACCTTGCGCGAACAGCGCGCTGCACTGGATGAACCAACGCTGCGGCTGTTCTGA